A single Chloroflexota bacterium DNA region contains:
- a CDS encoding alanine--glyoxylate aminotransferase family protein, with amino-acid sequence MSWQMINHRGPEYEDLLYRTTEGVKRVFETENDLYIMTSSGTGAMEAAIVNTLSPGDKVVNVCVGVFGERFGEIAELFGAEVISLDFPYGSAADPDTIRQTLNDNPDVKAVLVTHNETSTGVTNDLQAIAAVVKGEFDLLLLVDGISSVCSIPISTDAWGCDVVATASQKGWMLPPGLAFISFSERAWEAHAQAKMPRYYFDMAMYKRYYEIGQPPYTPAISVMFGLDVALKRILDEGMGGVYERHATIGKLTRDGVKDLGLTLFPDESVASDTVTAVNVPDGVDGGKFVGALRDDHGVVLTGGQGSLAGKIFRIGHLGYTTEQEIHEVLSAIKQVLD; translated from the coding sequence ATGTCTTGGCAGATGATCAACCACCGTGGCCCCGAGTACGAGGACCTGCTATATCGCACGACTGAGGGTGTTAAGCGGGTCTTCGAGACCGAGAACGACCTGTATATAATGACCTCGTCGGGTACGGGTGCGATGGAGGCGGCGATTGTCAACACGCTGTCGCCCGGCGACAAGGTGGTCAACGTGTGTGTGGGTGTGTTCGGCGAGCGCTTTGGCGAGATAGCCGAGCTGTTCGGTGCGGAAGTCATCAGCCTCGACTTCCCATATGGCAGCGCGGCGGACCCGGACACCATCCGGCAGACGCTGAACGACAATCCGGATGTCAAAGCCGTTCTGGTTACGCACAACGAGACTTCCACCGGCGTTACGAACGATCTTCAGGCGATCGCCGCGGTCGTGAAGGGCGAATTCGACCTGCTGCTGCTCGTGGACGGCATCAGCAGCGTCTGCTCTATTCCCATCAGCACGGACGCGTGGGGATGCGATGTGGTCGCGACCGCGTCGCAGAAGGGCTGGATGCTGCCGCCCGGTCTGGCGTTTATCAGCTTCAGCGAGCGCGCATGGGAAGCGCACGCGCAGGCGAAGATGCCGCGCTACTACTTCGACATGGCGATGTACAAGCGCTACTACGAAATCGGGCAGCCTCCGTACACGCCCGCCATATCGGTGATGTTTGGCCTCGATGTCGCGCTGAAGCGCATCCTAGACGAGGGCATGGGCGGCGTGTACGAGCGCCACGCAACGATAGGCAAGCTGACCCGCGATGGTGTGAAAGACCTAGGGCTGACGCTCTTCCCGGACGAAAGCGTAGCATCGGACACCGTCACTGCTGTGAATGTGCCGGACGGCGTCGACGGCGGCAAGTTCGTTGGCGCGCTGCGAGACGACCACGGCGTCGTGCTAACCGGTGGGCAGGGCTCGCTTGCGGGCAAGATATTCCGCATCGGCCATCTAGGTTACACCACCGAGCAAGAAATCCACGAAGTCCTATCCGCCATCAAGCAAGTGCTGGATTAA